The Lytechinus pictus isolate F3 Inbred chromosome 5, Lp3.0, whole genome shotgun sequence DNA segment ctctccaATTACACATCTTAACCTCGTTAATTAGACAGAAAAAAAACTGTTTGGTGTTCTATTATAAGGAATAACATTGttctttttcagaaattgtgagCACGTTCACGAAGAAAAAACTATGAGGTCGTTTAATTAATTAAGGTCAACTCGGTGATTTGTTAAACAAGCAAGAAAGAGAGAGTCAAACGGGGATGGGGACGGAAAGACATCATAACAGAGCGGGGAAGGTACGGGAGACAGATGATACTCATAACTTTAGTAGTGTAGTATTAGTTAGTCGAAACAAACTTTGTAAAGCACAGTCAAAATGATGTAGTGGACACGCTGTTAAGTCTAAAGTGATTGAACTGGATATGCTGGATTTTGGATGGTATAAAAAGAAGTGATTCATCTCCCCAATCGGTCTACATGGTCTACGGGATTCTCAGGGTTGTGCCATTTAAACAGGAAACGTTCTAGTTGTGACATTAATTAGTCGAAGTTATACATGGAGAAAGTAAAAATGGCGGCGTCGATGAAGTTTTGCACCCATCTTTCCATCACGATTACTTTGTTTTATGGTGAGTACGCCATTCATGAGCTCAGTCTGGCATGCGATGTATAAATTATCTtcagaccgatttccaaatgttTCCCTATTTCGTTGTTAATGTTACTATTTTTAATTGTCTTACCATGTCATACATGTCATATCCAATACTAATTTTTGCGGCCCAGGACATGGATCTGAATAGTCTTTCATGTATTGCGATGCCTCCATTTACACATTTTACACAAAGTATTTGCAAACTTATTTTATCAATCCATTATAGTGAAAGAAAGCCAATGTTTATGGGTGATGTGATATCTCACGTCATTATtatgaaaattgatttaaagtgagtttatatattttgatagtTGATGATGAATTGAGAATAGGCACCTCGTATGGTATATCGTGAAAGATCAGAGACACGAACGGTTATCCTTGGAATAATGGGTTTTTAACATTAATTTGAGGTTGTATATCGTTGATTGCCTGTACCAGAATAGTTTATATTGATAGCAAACTTACTATGAGGATGATCCTCAGCAACGGGTTCTTGTCATTTTAGGGAGGATCTATCAATCTTGAAAGGAAATTGGTTCATCGCCGTGCTTCATCAAAGGCTTTCCGCTATCGAGAGATCGCTAGGGTCATTTTCACCCCAGATTTTCTCATTTAAACGATTTTTACTTCACTGCAGTCATTATTGTTTCTAAACAatttatcattatatttttcattttttttatattaatggATATAGGGGAAATGcgaaatttattttattgaatatcaatttgcagATGAATTGCCGTTATATATTTGGCGACGATGAGTAGAATTAGTTTTATATTTTATCAGTGGGCTAAGGGATGACAAATACCATGAATACCCTACCGACTTAAGCTGCTGCTCGCCACACTAAATCCCGTAATATCGAATATCATGTGCTATGATTATGAAAAACGTATGTTTTGCTTCTCTTTGATGTACGCTACAATTTTGGTTGGTGTTAATGAAATGCGCAATTGTactattttttattgtcaaatgaatgaatatagcAACTTGTTTTTTCAActatatttcaaaagaaacacGAAAATGCATAAATCAAAGAACAAATTAACTTGGCAATTAGACaatgaatacatgtaattaatgaaactttatgatataaaaaagtcgtatttaaaaaaaaacgggtaAATGATTCCTTAAAATATATGTTAATCCCTTAACTGACGTCCAATAATTGACACAGTTCCCTTATGTTAGATCTTTTGAACGATCAATGAATGACAAAacacatatataaaaaaaaatatttgcttgaatttacattatcattgttttccagaaaaaaaacatatatgtaaatataaCCAGTAAAATTGCCTTTTGGTCTACACCCACTTTGTTTAGTTTCCGTTTGGTTTAATTCCACATGGTATAATCCTACTTCGTCTATCATCAGTTCATCTACTACCCATTTGGTCTTACGGCTATTTAGCGCTcctataattttgtttaatttgcaGTTTGGTTATAAGCATTTTATTCAATATCTTCTTGGTCTAGCACTTAAATAGTTGAACTGTTCATGGATTAAAATGTCTGTAAATTGACAAGTCAAAGTAATCAAAAGACGAAGTGGAAATCAAATTCGACTTGATGAAACAAAGTAagtgtagtgtagaccaaaAGGATGAAGCCCATGTGGTTGTAGACTATGACAGAAGTGGACCAACTGTTTGAATAATTGAGTAACAATAGTAAATACTTTTAATATAtactgattatttttgttcttatttcaaTACCTGACAGCTTTATGTTTGAGGATAGAGGCGAAGCCAGCCCAAGCCCTCTCGAGGCAAACCGCTGTCAACAATATTCCCCTCGCTCAGACACAGATGGAAATGGAAGCAGATAACGATGTCTATGAAAGCGACATAGAAGAACCCTCCAACAACGACCCCGAAGAAGCGGACAATGAAAACGAAAACGACATTGAAGTCGAATCCGTTGTCGCTGGCGATGCTGATGCCGATTTAGATGTGATTGAAGTTGATGCCGGACCTCCAAACCCCATTGGTCGTAACGGATGGACAGGATCTGGATTGTGGAAATCAAAAAAGCGAAACGAACACAGCTCCTTGGCCACAGAGAGTAAAGTATCCCACATCGGAATTGGTTTTGGGGTCGTCATCCTCGTGATCGCAGTGGTGGTCGTCTCTGGATTAGCTATTAAGAGGCCAGGTTCAAGTAATACCAGTAATATACCTCCCGAACTGAATATAGACTAAGGCTCATATTTGTCTTAAATTGAATAAACAGGTATATAAAATCGGAAGATATCAATATATCCCATGTCCTCCTTTCCCCTTCTTAAACCAgcccttccctctctctctctctctctagatTCCACTCTTTATCTCCTCCCTCAAATCTCCCTTTCTTTCATGGGATTGCCcgattatatttttatttgattacgAACTTGTTTATGAACATTTTGATAAAGATAAATGTATATTATGATTGAAAGTTTATATCAAATGgatttaaatcattataattGCTGATATGAGGTGTTTTTATTTGCAGTGGGGAAAATGATCAAGAGATGGAAGCAAGGGAGAGTAAAAAGAACGCtgttgatgttaatgatgatcaTAAATGGATGAAGGGAATGATCTTGATGAAAATAGATCTTCTCATAGTGTTAATGCTGTTGAAGAtaaaattgataatgatgataatgaaaaattatgtttgtgattatgaaaatgttaatggtggtggtgatgatgatgacattaaTGCTTATGATTATACTGATGATTTCAATCGCATATATTATGTGTGATTGAAATCATCAGTAGAATCATAAGCATGATGCACATTTCCCATAACgttaatatgatgatgatttattttcagatattttATAAACATCtgataagaatttaaaaaatcgTAACACTTTGATTTCAAAAGTtaaaaatgtcctttgaaaGATCTGTTGAAATACCTCATACTGAAAACAATTAGGTTTTCGGCAActagtatatattttttataaagagaGCAAATATGAACCATATAGCAAATAACTCATCAAAAATTATTATGTCTGTATATGAGCATTCTCACACGCGGAGAGGTCAAATGGGTTAGAATTGTCAGAATCATAGCAACATAAGTGTTAACAAGCAACTATCATAACTGTGAGACCAATATCATTGTTATCCTGGTTGTTATCATCCTTACTTGTCCCAAAGAATTcctgagaaagagagagaaagagagagagagagaaagagggaagaaggggagagggggaaggggagaAGGAGAGGGACAACATATATAGTGCTGATCAATATCGATGAGAAATTGGAAGTCTCTCAAGGAAATCCCTAAATGGCTCTGAATAACTGGCGTGACCCAGGGCTGTGTCCTTGCCCTTGCCTTATTTAAGCCACGATTTCATTGATATTATCTGTAAATGGCTAAATGCAGAAAACCACTCAAGGAATATTTACTTATTAAAGTAAAGTGATTAGCTCGATTACTTTCACTGGACGTTATATAACGACATGACTATTGTCTACGATATTCGTCActtttttacaaaagaaaagtgATAGTATCCCTTAACTATAAGGAACCGTTGACAAACATTGCTCTTGAATATACAGGGATCTtatcataagaaaaaaaaaaaggaaatactcAGTTAGTAATTTATAATTtcagttaaaaaattattaggTAGTTATACATTTAAGAACTGTAATTATAATTGGTCCTTTTTATATCAACTGAATGGAATGGAAATACACACATTTCTTAATGGTTATAATGTGAACAGTGCTCTTCAGTCTACAACGAAATTTTTCATGCACAATTGGTTCCCAGTTGACAAAAATATTGTCTCAAAGTTAAATCAATTCAAGCTTTGTATTTTCATGGCTAACGTGAATAGTAAGCCTTTAACCCCTTCCCTAACATCGACATAGGACAAAAGATTATTCAATTTCTAATAAATTTTGCAATACGATGAGGAAAAGTTATAAAGTGATGGGTAATTTTACAGCCACACCAGAATAACAAACTTCGAACCGACCTAGTTTGTCAGTCGACGTATATCATTGATCAGTCTGGAATAATTTTTCAGTGATGACTACAACGTCCATCGATGACAGTATTTACATCATTTTAAGattattgaataaattaatCAAACTCCACATAACAAGTCTTTACTTTGATATGCTACGAGATGTGCAATGAAAATATAGCTTCTGGTAATGACTAAACACCGCAGTAAAATTAATTGACGGAAGGACATGGAATTCGGCTGTTTTATAAAGTAGCTCATTATAAATGCAGATATAGAAATGACTAATAAGTTTTCTTCTGCAGTCGGCAAATCCTCATGAAAGTAACGAATCAACATTGCAATATGAATGCAAAGACACGTGGATTAAGATGGAGGATTTAGGGGGATTCGTGCATGTGTCAGGGTGGGAAGACGTGCCCCCTGAACGCCGGGGCTGACGTGGGAGATAGATGCGACTGTATGAAACAAGGTCAAGGTATAGGATTTGGGTATAATTCTTAGTTGCGAGTTTCTCTCTTGGATAACAGCTGGATGGTTTGCTTTGATGGAGAATATAATTGCTTATAAAGCAGTGTAAAATTTAGCGGAATCATTAAAGTTTGTTTTAACAACGTGAGTTATTGGTGTATCTGTGTTGATTCGCTAAGTATAATTCAGTCGTTGCTCCTGATCACAGGGATGAGATTTTTAACCATTCAAGCtttgaagaaaaacattttgaagTCAAGTTTGGGGAGTTTTATCAAGCATAATGCCTACGTCTTCAACCTTTCTTTGTCTATCGATAATAGTTCTTGGTGAGTAAATTTCGCTAGCATTTCTGTTTACTGCTGGATTATTCtgagaaataataatatttcatcttcatatgTTTTAATTTCTTCTACCTCTTTTGTTAATagttttcttctttaaaaaaaaaccgaaaGGCATGCTCAATTgtgaaataaatgcaaatacCGGAAATTTATATGGCataaatacaatgtacataGTCATGATATTCGGCAATCTCCAAAATAACCAAGAGagttaagaaaatgaaatttataccgcttttgtaatttttgtagACTTGTCCTCCTGGAAAATTTTCCTGTATGTAATTTGTGTTTACCTCATGAGACGCcacaaacaaagaaaacatgatATCTGCCAAGTGAATAAATCAAACTTAATacttatatatttcaattaggtAAATGataaatggtggtgatttttttacctgaaagcatgaggattaattccttgccaaacggcactagcgcaccaagtgggtaTCGAATccggtcaccggaatccgaaacccccgctctaccgaatGAGCTATTGCGCCTCCAAGAAGATGGATTAATACATGAATAACGAAAATTGTTAGGTGAGTATTAACTGgataatgttttttcttcttcctgttGTTATCAGTCTTGTGCGCCATTGCTGACGCAAGACCATACGGGAAATATCCAACACCAGATAAACCTGAAAAGCCACATGGACCAGAAGGACCCGTACAGCCATTTGCCTTCTTGAAGACGTTTGGAGCTGGCTTCGTTAATCCTGCACAACCCAAATCTCCCGCAGCCCTCAACCGTCAAACAATCTTTGACGGTCCATTCAACCAAGTTGACTACCCTGATCAACCAGACATCCCAGATGCTCCTGATATCCCTGACGCACCTGACGCACCCGATGCACCCGACGCTCCTGACGCACCGGACTATGAAGAATACGAGCCTCCTGATACACCAGACGTTGGGGCACATGAAAATCCAGGAGTCTTCTCCG contains these protein-coding regions:
- the LOC129260588 gene encoding uncharacterized protein LOC129260588, translated to MEKVKMAASMKFCTHLSITITLFYALCLRIEAKPAQALSRQTAVNNIPLAQTQMEMEADNDVYESDIEEPSNNDPEEADNENENDIEVESVVAGDADADLDVIEVDAGPPNPIGRNGWTGSGLWKSKKRNEHSSLATESKVSHIGIGFGVVILVIAVVVVSGLAIKRPGSSNTSNIPPELNID
- the LOC129260587 gene encoding guanine nucleotide-binding protein G(s) subunit alpha isoforms XLas-like, with product MPTSSTFLCLSIIVLVLCAIADARPYGKYPTPDKPEKPHGPEGPVQPFAFLKTFGAGFVNPAQPKSPAALNRQTIFDGPFNQVDYPDQPDIPDAPDIPDAPDAPDAPDAPDAPDYEEYEPPDTPDVGAHENPGVFSDGGFGFLGGAAQAPFMMTGGKSPSSMGQGMMTKYRKGSSSGSSVGIAFAVLAIIGCTIALGVFFFKKYRHHIPVIVLK